A region of Thermothielavioides terrestris NRRL 8126 chromosome 6, complete sequence DNA encodes the following proteins:
- a CDS encoding glycosyltransferase family 4 protein (CAZy_ID 269986), with the protein MAGDKKQSKTIVFLHPDLGIGGAERLVVDAAVGLQKRGHRVVIFTSHCDPAHCFDEARDGTLDVRVRGNTIVPPTVLGRFAIVCAILRQLHLILHIALFTSELRALAPDSFFVDQLSAGLPVLRLLAPATPVFFYCHFPDLLLAQGRARLWKRLYRVPFDALEQWSMTFADAIAVNSAFTKSIVAQTWPRLARSHSLHVVHPCINTSSPPSSPSSSSATANSPELAIEPLPWTARNSIILSINRFERKKDVGLALRAFARLPPARRARAKLLLAGGYDPRVAENVAYHSELAALAAELGLRAATAKTLVSALTVPDDVHVLFLLSVPHLLKEMLLRSARLLVYTPSNEHFGIVPLEAMLRGVPVLAADSGGPRETVVEGVTGWLRDPADVAAWSDVMDRVLNDMGEDELRAMGRAGVERVRSRFAEAQMAEQLDGILDGMVGAKRKGWLPGLAVLLAGLVAVVAVVISAVVVGAAGRSSVLTRTSR; encoded by the exons AGCGCGGCCACCGGGTTGTCATCTTCACGAGCCACTGTGATCCAGCCCACTGCTTCGACGAGGCCCGCGATG GCACCCTCGACGTGCGCGTGCGCGGCAACACCATCGTCCCGCCGACGGTGCTCGGCCGCTTCGCTATCGTTTGCGCCATCCTGCGCCAGCTGCACCTGATCCTGCACATCGCCCTCTTCACCTCGGAGctgcgcgccctcgcccCGGACTCCTTCTTCGTTGACCAGCTCAGCGCCGGCTTGCCCGTCCTCCGCTTGCTCGCGCCCGCCACGCCCGTCTTCTTCTACTGCCACTTCCCCGATCTGCTGCTCGCCCAGGGCCGCGCCCGTCTCTGGAAGCGCCTCTACCGCGTGCCCTtcgacgccctcgagcaGTGGAGCATGACcttcgccgacgccatcgccGTCAACTCGGCCTTCACCAAGTCCATCGTCGCCCAGACGTGGCCGCGCCTCGCCCGCTCCCACAGCCTGCACGTCGTACACCCCTGCATCAACACCTCGtcccctccttcttccccctcttcctcttccgccACCGCGAACTCTCCCGAGCTGGCCATTGAGCCCCTCCCCTGGACCGCCCGCAACAGCATCATCCTCTCGATCAACCGGTTCGAGCGCAAGAAGGACGTCGGGCTCGCCCTGCGCGCCTTCGCGCGcctgccgcccgcccgccgcgcccgcgccaaGCTGCTCCTCGCTGGCGGCTACGACCCGCGCGTGGCCGAGAACGTGGCCTACCAcagcgagctggccgccctggccgccgagctggggctgcgcgccgccacggccaagACGCTCGTCTCGGCCCTGACCGTGCCCGACGACGTGCACGTGCTGTTCCTGCTGTCCGTGCCGCACCTGCTCAAGGAGATGCTGCTGCGCTCCGCCCGCCTGCTCGTCTACACGCCCTCCAACGAGCACTTCGGCATCGTGCCCCTCGAGGCCATGCTGCGCGGCGTGCCCGTGCTGGCTGCCGACAGCGGCGGGCCCAGGGAGaccgtcgtcgagggcgtgACCGGCTGGCTGAGGGATCCGGCCGACGTCGCTGCGTGGAGCGACGTCATGGATCGCGTGCTGAACGACATGGGGGAGGACGAGTTGCGGGCGATGGGCAGGGCCGGGGTGGAGAGGGTGAGGAGCCGGTTTGCCGAGGCGCAGATGGCCGAGCAGTTGGACGGGATCCTGGACGGCATGGTCGGCGCGAAGAGGAAGGGGTGGCTGCCAgggctggcggtgctgcttGCGGggttggtggcggtggtagCGGTTGTGATCTCGGCCGTGGTGGTTGGGGCTGCCGGGAGGTCGAGCGTCTTGACGCGCACAAGTAGATAG